The window TCAATGGTGATCACCAGCTGACCATCGTCAAAGCGCAGTTCGCTGTCGCCGGCGCTCTCATCGTAACGGGCGATGGCGCGCAGCTGGCCTTTTTCGTTGGTTTCAGCCTGCAGTAAGGTGACGTTGCCCGGCAGGCGCATCTGCAGGGTCAGGCGCCCGGCAAATTTCAGGCTGGCGCTGAGCAGAGCGGTCGCGGCCATCAGTTCACCGACGGCAATGGCAATGCGCGGCGGGTACTGGTGGCGGCGCAGCACTTCGCGGTAGCTGTCCTGCAGGTGGGTAATCTCACCGCGGATGTCGGTGTTGTCGAAGCTGAAACGCTGCAGTGTATCGCGGCTGGTATTGCTCATATCAGTAATCCTGGTTGTGCTCAAAGCGGCGCATATCGCGGCGCTCTTTCTTGTTGGGTTTGTGGTCGGGCACCTGCATGGAGGCTTTCATAATGCGCCGCCGTTCGCTTTCATCCATGCGCTGTTTAATGCTTTCCGGGGTTTCTTCGTACAACAACCGGGCTTCCGGTGCGCCACGGCGCTGATCGGACAGCGCGGTGATCAGCACTTCTTTCTGGTCGAAGCCCTGACGGATATTGAGGCGGGCACCCAGTTCGGCGGTTTTGCTGACCTTGCAGCGCTGGCCGTCGACATGCACCTTGCCGCCTTCAATGGCGGCCTTGGCCAGTGCGCGGGTTTTAAAAAAGCGTGCGGCCCAGAGCCATTTGTCGAGACGGATCTTTTCTTTGTTGTCAGTCATATCTTAAAAATCCAGCTCATCAAAATGATGAATGCCGGGGAAGCGGCTGTCGGTATTGGGTTCTTTCTGGCTGTCGGGATGGAAAATCGCCAGCAGGAAAGCGATGCCCCAGCGGGCGGCGGATTCTAGCACAGGCTGGCTGTCATCAATCAGCAGGGTGCGGGCCGGATCGAAGCATTCATCACGGTGCAGGTGATCCCAAAATGCCTGACTTTCTTTCGGCTCGCGGTAATCGTGGGAGCTGATGACGCGGTCGACCAGCTGATCAAGGCCGGTTCGCTCCATTTTCAGGTTTACGCTGTCACGGTGGGCGTTGGTGACGATCACGGTGCGCTTGCCCAGCTGTTTCAGGCGGGCGAGGAAATCCTGTACGTGCGGGCGGAAACCGATCTTATGCTGTACGTCGCGCTTCAGCTCGGCGATCGGCAGGCCGGTGAGTTCGGTCCAGTAATCGAGGCAATACCAGTCGAGGGTGCCGCGCAGGCCGACAAAGCTTTTGTTCAGCTCGGCCAGTGCTTCTTCCTCGCTCAGACCGTGCTGCTGGGCGTAGACCGCCGGCAGGTGGTCGAGCCAGAAATAATTGTCGAAATGCAGATCCAGCAGAGTGCCATCCATGTCCAGCAGCACGGTATCAATTTGTTGCCAGTTGGTCAGGCTCATAGGGTTATACTCGCAATCGGAATGTCTATTAAAACAGGGCTGTTATGCATAAAAAACCACAGATTTTGCAGCGTCATCTGGTGGCGCAGAGCCGTTTGTTCCGGGTGGAATCTTTTGATCTGCGCTTCAGCAATGGTGTTGAGCGGACCTATGAGCGTCTGATGCCCGGAGGAAGCGGCGCAGTGATGCTGGTCGCACTGCTGGATAACGATACGATTGCCCTGATCCGGGAATATGGGGGCGGAATTGAAGATTACACCCTCACGTTGCCAAAAGGTGCCATTGATCTGGGCGAGAGTCTGCGTGATGCCTGCAACCGTGAGCTGCAGGAAGAAATCGGCTATGGCGCGCGGGAGTTTATTCACCTGAAAAAACTCAGCCTGTCACCCAGCTATATGAGTGGTGGTATCGATGTGGTGGTGGCCCGCGACCTGTACGAGTCGAAGCTCGAAGGTGATGAACCGGAGCCGCTGGAACTGGTGCCGTGGAAGCTGAACAATCTGCACGAACTGTACAGTCGCGAAGACTGCACCGAAGGCCGGGCGATTGCTGCGCTGGCACTGGCGCAGGAATTTCTGGCCGGGCGTTTTGACGGTGAAGTGCTGGCCTGAGACTGCTCAGGCGTGATGACTGGCAGGCAGGAAGTCGGCAATCACTTTGCCCAGGGTGTCGAGTTTAATGGGCTTGCTGATAAAACCGTTCATGCCGGCGGCCAGGCAGCGCTCTTTGTCTTCCAGCATGGCGTTGGCGGTCAGCGCGATGATCGGAATGTGGTTTTTATGGCTGCTGAGGTCACGGATACGCTCCGTCGCGGTAATGCCATCCATCACCGGCATGTTTACATCCATCAGTACCAGGTCGTAATCGTGGCTCAGCACTTCGGTGATGGCCTGCTCGCCGTTGGCCACCGTAGTGCATTGCAGCCCTAAGCGGCTCAGCATGCGCTCAGCAATTCTCTGGTTCACGCTGTTGTCTTCTGCCAGCAGTACCCGCCCCAGCAGCCGGCGTTCCTGTTTTATAGCGGGTGGTTGCTTCACGGCTTCCGGCATATGCCCTTCATGCAGCGATAACTGCAGCACAAAAGTACTGCCGTGGCCGATTTCTGAGCTGAGGCTGATATCACCGTCCATGGCCCTGGCCAGATGGCGGCTGATGGTCAGACCCAGACCAGTCCCCCCATATTTGCGGCTGGTGCTGGTATCGGCCTGCTTGAAGGCCGAGAAAATCTGATCGGTTTTATCGGGCGCAATGCCAATACCACTGTCGCGTACCTCAATGCTCAGCAGATAGCGGAAGTCTTCCTGCTGTTGGCCGCTGACGCGGATTTCAATGCGGCCTTTCTCGGTAAACTTCAGCGCATTGCTGAGCAGGTTGGTGATGATCTGGCGCACCCGTTTAGGATCGCCGCGCCAGTTGGCGGGCAGGCCAGAGTCGTAGTAATAGACCAGCGATAAACCTTTACGCCGCACAGGCTCGTTAAACAACTGATAGATGTCGGTAATCAGGCGGTTAAGGTCGAAATCAATCTGTTCGATCTCAAGGTTGCCGGACTCAATCTTCGACAGATCGAGAATGTCGTTAATGATATCGAGCAGGGCATGGGATGAGTTATGAATAATATCCAGATAATGACGCTGATCTTCTGACAGCGCTGAGTCGAGCAGCAGTTCGCTGGCGCCGAGAATGCCGTTCATTGGCGTGCGGATTTCATGGCTCATATTGGCCAGGAAAATCGATTTACTGCGGTTCGCGCTTTCTGCCTGCTCCAGCGCCTCGCGGATTCGCTCGTTGGCCGCTTCCAGCGCGCGCTGGTTGGCGACGGCTTCGGTAATGTCGAGACCAGCGAGTAATACTTCCTGATGACTGCCGTTGCTGATGCGGGTCAGGCGCCAGCTGATGATTGATTCTTTGCCGCTGGCGGACACCAGCGGAAATTCTGAGGCCAGGCTGCCGGCGTGACTGCCCAGCAATTGCTGCCAGTCATGGCTCAGGCGTGCGGCATGGGTTTTTGGCAGCAGATAACTGAGCGGTTGTTTGGACAGCTGCTTTCTGTCCATCTGCAGCAGATCCTGCACCGGCTGGTTGATGCGCAGAATATTGCCCTGCTGATCGCACACCAGCAGCAGGGTCTGCATGGAATCGAAATAGGCTCTTACCCGCTGTTGTTCGGCGCGCAGCTTGCCTTCCATATGATGGCGCTTGGTGATGTCGTCACCGGTCAGCAGGATGTAGTCACGTCCACCCAGATGCCAGGGTTGGGCATGCAGGGCCCAGCGGCTTTCTTCGCCGTCGCGGCCGATCAGTGTGCATTCAAAATCGATCAGAGTCCGGCTCTCCAGTGCCTGCTGCAGATAGCGGGCGATCTGGGGACGTTCCTCTTCGGGCTGAATTGCCGATAAGCGTTGCTCGCGGTCGCTGTCAAACAACTCCATAAAACGCGGATTGGCATCAAGAATCAGTTGCTGGGCACTGAGGCGTACGGCAATGCCACTCATATGCTCCCAGCTCAGGCTGTGCTGCAGATTCTGACGATCGAGCTGGTCGCGCAAGGGTCTGACAATATGATGAAAACCGGCGAACAGAACGATAATCACGGCCAGATTTGCCAGAGCCGCGCCAATCCAGCCCCGCAGGTAGTGCTGGCGCAGCTGAGAGAGGGATTTACTGAGAACCATGCCCTGATTGTCAGTCAGCGGCTGCAGGTAGAGCAGGTAGGGGAGGTGCTTCTCTGTGGTCTGTTGCAGGCCGGCTATTCCGCGAGCGGCCTGTATTACCGCTGCGTCAGTGATACCTGGCTGTGGCGGTAACAGGAGACTGACGTTATCGCCACTCAGGGTGCCGGTTTGCAGTGACAGTCCCTGACTGCGCAGATAACCGAGCTCTGCTGCTGTGGGAAGACTGCCGGGATTGAGTTGCCACTGTTGCCGCAGATTGCCCGCCAGACGCTGCAATTCATTCTGCTGGTGTTTTACCTCAGACAGATACAGCATCAGGCCGGTAACAACAGTGATCATCAGCGTTGACGCCAGCGCGAGCATCCAGAGGTATTTAATGTGGCGGCTCATAGTGCGTCCTTTGCCGA of the Thalassolituus hydrocarboniclasticus genome contains:
- the hslR gene encoding ribosome-associated heat shock protein Hsp15, with product MTDNKEKIRLDKWLWAARFFKTRALAKAAIEGGKVHVDGQRCKVSKTAELGARLNIRQGFDQKEVLITALSDQRRGAPEARLLYEETPESIKQRMDESERRRIMKASMQVPDHKPNKKERRDMRRFEHNQDY
- the yrfG gene encoding GMP/IMP nucleotidase is translated as MSLTNWQQIDTVLLDMDGTLLDLHFDNYFWLDHLPAVYAQQHGLSEEEALAELNKSFVGLRGTLDWYCLDYWTELTGLPIAELKRDVQHKIGFRPHVQDFLARLKQLGKRTVIVTNAHRDSVNLKMERTGLDQLVDRVISSHDYREPKESQAFWDHLHRDECFDPARTLLIDDSQPVLESAARWGIAFLLAIFHPDSQKEPNTDSRFPGIHHFDELDF
- the nudE gene encoding ADP compounds hydrolase NudE — its product is MHKKPQILQRHLVAQSRLFRVESFDLRFSNGVERTYERLMPGGSGAVMLVALLDNDTIALIREYGGGIEDYTLTLPKGAIDLGESLRDACNRELQEEIGYGAREFIHLKKLSLSPSYMSGGIDVVVARDLYESKLEGDEPEPLELVPWKLNNLHELYSREDCTEGRAIAALALAQEFLAGRFDGEVLA
- a CDS encoding PAS domain-containing hybrid sensor histidine kinase/response regulator, with the translated sequence MSRHIKYLWMLALASTLMITVVTGLMLYLSEVKHQQNELQRLAGNLRQQWQLNPGSLPTAAELGYLRSQGLSLQTGTLSGDNVSLLLPPQPGITDAAVIQAARGIAGLQQTTEKHLPYLLYLQPLTDNQGMVLSKSLSQLRQHYLRGWIGAALANLAVIIVLFAGFHHIVRPLRDQLDRQNLQHSLSWEHMSGIAVRLSAQQLILDANPRFMELFDSDREQRLSAIQPEEERPQIARYLQQALESRTLIDFECTLIGRDGEESRWALHAQPWHLGGRDYILLTGDDITKRHHMEGKLRAEQQRVRAYFDSMQTLLLVCDQQGNILRINQPVQDLLQMDRKQLSKQPLSYLLPKTHAARLSHDWQQLLGSHAGSLASEFPLVSASGKESIISWRLTRISNGSHQEVLLAGLDITEAVANQRALEAANERIREALEQAESANRSKSIFLANMSHEIRTPMNGILGASELLLDSALSEDQRHYLDIIHNSSHALLDIINDILDLSKIESGNLEIEQIDFDLNRLITDIYQLFNEPVRRKGLSLVYYYDSGLPANWRGDPKRVRQIITNLLSNALKFTEKGRIEIRVSGQQQEDFRYLLSIEVRDSGIGIAPDKTDQIFSAFKQADTSTSRKYGGTGLGLTISRHLARAMDGDISLSSEIGHGSTFVLQLSLHEGHMPEAVKQPPAIKQERRLLGRVLLAEDNSVNQRIAERMLSRLGLQCTTVANGEQAITEVLSHDYDLVLMDVNMPVMDGITATERIRDLSSHKNHIPIIALTANAMLEDKERCLAAGMNGFISKPIKLDTLGKVIADFLPASHHA